The following proteins are co-located in the Microcystis wesenbergii NRERC-220 genome:
- a CDS encoding Mur ligase family protein codes for MQLFDRIRLGIAVAVAKTVTAVVKGLRLGAASVLPGEIARRLHPRLLPLLCGQVRRGVILVVGTNGKTTTSLLLRTILERQGAKVTHNTTGANLINGLITALLADANLFGTLKADYAILEVDENILPLVLKDCRPRAILALNLFRDQLDRYGEVDTISRRWQGAISPLPTDTLVILNADDPTLSHLGQQLRQRVLYFGLSEPELYLEEIPHAVDSIYCPKCGASLDYRGVYLSHLGDFSCPSCGFKKSNPAFHSHDWPQILIGVYNKYNTLAAGLVAQELGIKDREIFETVQGFKAAFGRAEELEIEGKKVRILLSKNPVGMNETIRAVADILQKEKSSTTLLVLNDRIPDGTDVSWIWDVDTEKLTRLGTTLVVTGDRLYDMALRLQYSQDSLAYPVNLIVESDLKKALQIALNNTKNDETLHILPTYSAMLEVREILTGRKIL; via the coding sequence ATGCAATTGTTTGATCGCATCCGTTTAGGGATAGCCGTAGCGGTGGCTAAAACCGTTACTGCTGTGGTTAAAGGACTCCGTTTAGGGGCTGCCAGCGTCTTGCCGGGGGAAATTGCCCGTCGTCTCCATCCCCGTTTGTTGCCGCTACTTTGTGGGCAAGTCCGACGGGGGGTAATCTTGGTGGTTGGCACGAATGGAAAAACTACCACTTCCCTACTGCTAAGAACTATTCTAGAGCGTCAAGGGGCAAAAGTCACCCATAATACCACCGGGGCAAATTTAATTAATGGTTTAATCACTGCTTTATTAGCCGATGCCAATTTATTCGGCACTTTAAAGGCTGATTATGCCATTTTAGAAGTGGATGAAAATATTCTCCCTTTGGTTTTAAAAGATTGTCGTCCTCGCGCTATTTTAGCTCTAAATTTGTTTCGCGATCAACTCGATCGCTATGGGGAAGTGGATACGATTAGTCGCCGTTGGCAAGGGGCTATATCTCCCCTGCCCACCGATACTTTAGTGATTCTCAATGCTGATGATCCGACCCTTTCTCATTTGGGTCAACAACTGCGCCAAAGAGTTTTATATTTTGGCTTAAGTGAGCCGGAATTATATCTGGAAGAAATTCCCCACGCTGTGGATTCTATTTACTGTCCTAAATGTGGTGCTTCTTTGGATTATCGCGGGGTTTATCTCTCCCATTTAGGGGATTTTAGTTGTCCTAGTTGTGGCTTTAAAAAGAGTAATCCTGCTTTTCATAGTCACGATTGGCCGCAGATTTTAATCGGTGTTTATAATAAATATAATACTTTAGCGGCGGGTTTAGTAGCCCAGGAATTGGGGATTAAAGATCGAGAAATTTTTGAGACAGTTCAGGGTTTTAAAGCGGCCTTTGGTCGAGCGGAAGAATTAGAAATTGAGGGTAAAAAAGTTAGAATTTTACTGTCTAAAAATCCCGTGGGGATGAATGAAACAATTCGCGCAGTGGCTGATATTTTACAGAAAGAAAAGTCTTCGACTACTCTCTTAGTTCTCAATGATCGCATCCCCGATGGTACGGATGTTTCTTGGATTTGGGATGTGGATACGGAAAAATTAACCCGTTTGGGAACAACTTTAGTAGTAACGGGCGATCGACTTTATGATATGGCTTTACGCTTACAATATAGTCAGGATAGTCTCGCTTATCCCGTTAATTTAATTGTTGAATCCGATCTAAAAAAAGCGCTCCAAATTGCCCTTAATA